Sequence from the Cellulomonas fimi ATCC 484 genome:
CGTGGCGGCGATGGACCGCGTGCGGGAGGTCGTCTCGGTGACGCTCGGGCTGCGCAAGGCCCGCCAGCTGCGCGTGCGCCAGCCGCTGCGCGAGCTGCGGGTCGTCGTGCCGCACCCCGAGTGGTTCGGGCCGTTCCTCGACCTCGTCGCGTCCGAGGTGAACGTCCGCCACGTCCGCGTGCTCGGCCTGCACGACGCCGACGCCGCCGACCTGGGCGTGAGCGCCCAGCTCGCGGTGAACGCGCGTGCGGCGGGCCCGCGCCTGGGCCGTGCCGTGCAGTCGGTCATCAAGGCCGCGAAGGCCGGGGCGTGGGAGCAGACCGTCGACGGTGTCGTGGTGCGCACCGACGACGGCGACGTCGCGCTGCAGGAGCACGAGTACACGGTCGCGACCGTCGTCGAGCAGCGCGAGGGCGTCGAGCTCGCCGCGGGCGTGCTGTCGGGCGACGGGTTCGTCGTGCTCGACGTCGCGCTCGACGACGAGCTGCTCGCCGAGGGGTACGCGCGCGACGTCGTGCGCCAGGTGCAGGACGCGCGCAAGGCCGCGGGCCTGCACGTGGGCGACCGCGTGCTGCTCACGCTCGACGTGCCGCGCGACCACGTCGCGGCCGTCGAGGCGCACCGCGAGACCATCGCGCACGAGACCCTCGCGGTCTCCGTCACGGTCAACCCCGTGCCGGGTCCGGAGGTCGCCGTGCACGTCGCGGCCGTCGAGGCGGGCGGGTACGAGGCATGAGCCGCCGCGGACGCGACGGGGGCTCGGAGCACCTGCGCGCCGAGCAGGCGCGGGCCGCGCGGGAGGCCGCCGACGAGGTGTACCGGGCGATCCTCGCCCGGGCCCCCGAGCACGAGATCGACCCGTCGTTCGAGCGCACGCGGCAGGTCATGGAGCTGCTGGGGGACCCGCAGCGGGCGTACCGCGTGGTCCACCTGACCGGCACCAACGGCAAGACGTCGACCGCGCGCATGGTCGAGCGGCTCCTGCGCGAGCACGGCCTGCGCACGGGCCGGTTCACGAGCCCGCACCTCACGCGCGTGAACGAGCGCATCGTCGTCGACGGCGAGCCCATCAGCGACGAGCGGTTCGTCGAGGTGTGGCAGGACGTCGCGCCGTACGTGCACCTCGTCGACCAGCGCGCGCGTGATGAGGGCAAGCCGCAGCTGTCGTTCTTCGAGGTGTTCACGGTCATGGCGTTCGCGGCGTTCGCCGACGCGCCCGTCGACGTCGCGGTCGTCGAGGTCGGCATGGGCGGGCTGTGGGACTCGACGAACGTCGCCGACGGCGAGGTCGCGGTCATCACGCCCGTCGCGATGGACCACGAGCGCTACCTGGGCGACACGCTCGCCGAGATCGCCTCGGTCAAGGCGGGCATCGTCAAGGAGGGCGCGACGCTCGTGCTCGCGCAGCAGGACGAGGTCGTCGAGGGGGTCGTGCTCGCGGCGGCCGCCGAGAAGGGCGCGCGGGTCGTGCGCGAGGGCGTCGACATCGACGTCGTGGAGCGGCAGGTCGCGGTCGGCGGGCAGCTGCTCACGCTGCGCGGCCTCGGCGGCGTGTACGCGGACGTCTTCCTGCCGCTGCACGGCGAGTTCCAGGCGCACAACGCGCTGCTCGCGCTCGTCGCGGCCGAGGCGTTCCTCACCGGGGGAGCGGCGCTCGACGGCGACGTCGTCGGGACCGCGTTCGCCGACGTCTCGTCGCCGGGCCGGCTCGAGGTCGTGCGGTCGAGCCCGACCGTCCTGGTCGACGGTGCGCACAACCCCGCGGGCGTCGAGGCGCTCGTCGCCGCGCTCGACGAGGCGTTCGCGTTCCAGCGCGTCGTGGGGGTCGTGGGCGTCATGGCCGACAAGGACCCCGAGGGCATCCTCGCGCTGCTCGAGCCGGTGCTCGCCGAGGTCGTCGTGACGCGCGCGTCGAACCCGCGCGCGCTCGACCCGCAGGACCTCGCGGAGGTCGCGGTCGACGTCTTCGGCGAGGACCGCGTGCACGTGGTCGAGCGGCTCGACGAGGCGATCGACCTCGCGGCGGCGCGTGCGGAGGGCGAGGTCGAGCGCGGTGGCGCGGTCCTCGTGACGGGCTCGATCCTGCTGGTCGCGGAGGCGCGCATCCTGCTCGGCCGCCCCTGACGCGCGACACCGGCCCTGGGGCGGGCGGGCTCGGCGCACGCCGTCCCGCCCGCCGTCGTCGCCCGCGGGGGTGACGAGGCACGTCGCCGCCCGCCGGCCTGCACGAACGTGCACCCGGTGCGCACGTCCTCCCCTTGACCGTGCCGGAGGGCGCGGCGAGGGTGAGGCATGTCGGGCGACGGCGCCGCGACGCACGTGACGTGGGCGATCGCCCACGTCGGAGGAGGGAGCGGTCAGCGTGAAGAAGCTCATCAACGATCCCCAGGACGTCGTCGCCGAGTCCCTCGAGGGCTTCGCGGCCGCGCACGCGGACCTCGTCGCGGTGCACGCGGACCCGCCGTTCGTCACGCGCGCCGGCGGGGCGGTCCCGGGGAAGGTCGGTCTGGTGAGCGGCGGCGGCTCGGGGCACGAGCCGCTGCACGCGGGCTTCGTCGGCGTCGGCATGCTCGACGCGGCCGTGCCGGGGGCGGTGTTCACCTCGCCGACGCCGGACCAGATCGCGCCCGCGCTGCAGGCCGCCGACGGCGGCAAGGGCGTCCTCGCGATCGTCAAGAACTACACGGGCGACGTCCTCAACTTCGAGACGGGCGCCGAGCTCGCCGAGGCCGACGGCGTCACCGTGCGCTCCGTGGTCGTGGACGACGACGTCGCGGTCGAGAACTCGCTCTACACCGCGGGTCGCCGGGGCGTCGCCGGGACGGTGTGCGTCGAGAAGATCGCCGGAGCCGCCGCCGAGCGCGGCGGCGACCTCGACGCGGTCGCCGCGGTCGCCGAGCGCGTGATCGCGAACGTGCGCTCGATGGGCGTCGCGCTCACCGCCTGCACGGTCCCGCACGCCGGCAGGCCGAGCTTCGACCTGCCCGAGGACGAGATCGAGATCGGCATCGGGATCCACGGCGAGCCCGGGCGGCGGCGGATCCCGCTCGCGGGCGCCGACGAGATCACCGAGATGCTCCTGACGCCCGTCGTCGACGACCTCGGCCTGTCGGGCGGGGAGCAGGTGCTGCTGTTCGTCAACGGCATGGGGGGCACGCCCGCGTCCGAGCTGTACGTCGTCTATCGTCGGGCACGCGCGTTGCTCTCCGAGCGCGGGGTCGAGGTCACTCGCTCGCTCGTCGGCAACTACGTGACATCACTGGAGATGCAGGGCGCGTCCGTCACCGTGCTGCGGCTGGACGACGAGCTGACCGCCCTGTGGGACGCACCGGTGCACACGACGGCGCTGCGTTGGTGAGACGCGGCCTGCTCGGGGCGCCGGTCGGACGGGCCGAGGGAGCGTGGGCATGACGCTGGACGTGGCGTGGGCGGTCGACTGGGTGCGCGCGTGCGCCCGGACCGTCGCGGAGCACCGCGACGAGCTGGTCGAGCTGGACCGGCAGATCGGGGACGGCGACCACGGCGAGAACCTCAACCGCGGGTTCAGGGCGGTGGTCGCGAAGCTCGACGCGCTCGACGCCCCGCCCGCGCAGATCGGCGACGTGCTCAAGCTCGTCGCCACCACGCTCATGTCCACCGTGGGCGGCGCGGCCGGCCCGCTGTACGGCACCGCGTTCCTGCGGGCGTCGCGCGCGACCGCGGTGAGCGAGCTCGACAGCGGCGGCGTCGTCGCCCTGCTCGAGGCCGCGCTGGAAGGGATCGTCGTGCGGGGCAAGGCGACGACGGGCGAGAAGACGATGGTCGACGCGTGGACGCCGGCGACGGAGGCGGCCGTCGCCGCGGCCGACGGGGGCGCGGGCCCGGCCGACGTGCTGGCCGCCGCCGCGCGCGCCGCGACCGACGGCGCGCAGGCCACGATCCCGCTCGTCGCGACCAAGGGCCGCGCGTCCTACCTGGGCGAGCGCTCGGCGGGACACCTCGACCCGGGCGCCCGCTCGACCG
This genomic interval carries:
- a CDS encoding bifunctional folylpolyglutamate synthase/dihydrofolate synthase produces the protein MSRRGRDGGSEHLRAEQARAAREAADEVYRAILARAPEHEIDPSFERTRQVMELLGDPQRAYRVVHLTGTNGKTSTARMVERLLREHGLRTGRFTSPHLTRVNERIVVDGEPISDERFVEVWQDVAPYVHLVDQRARDEGKPQLSFFEVFTVMAFAAFADAPVDVAVVEVGMGGLWDSTNVADGEVAVITPVAMDHERYLGDTLAEIASVKAGIVKEGATLVLAQQDEVVEGVVLAAAAEKGARVVREGVDIDVVERQVAVGGQLLTLRGLGGVYADVFLPLHGEFQAHNALLALVAAEAFLTGGAALDGDVVGTAFADVSSPGRLEVVRSSPTVLVDGAHNPAGVEALVAALDEAFAFQRVVGVVGVMADKDPEGILALLEPVLAEVVVTRASNPRALDPQDLAEVAVDVFGEDRVHVVERLDEAIDLAAARAEGEVERGGAVLVTGSILLVAEARILLGRP
- the dhaK gene encoding dihydroxyacetone kinase subunit DhaK, which encodes MKKLINDPQDVVAESLEGFAAAHADLVAVHADPPFVTRAGGAVPGKVGLVSGGGSGHEPLHAGFVGVGMLDAAVPGAVFTSPTPDQIAPALQAADGGKGVLAIVKNYTGDVLNFETGAELAEADGVTVRSVVVDDDVAVENSLYTAGRRGVAGTVCVEKIAGAAAERGGDLDAVAAVAERVIANVRSMGVALTACTVPHAGRPSFDLPEDEIEIGIGIHGEPGRRRIPLAGADEITEMLLTPVVDDLGLSGGEQVLLFVNGMGGTPASELYVVYRRARALLSERGVEVTRSLVGNYVTSLEMQGASVTVLRLDDELTALWDAPVHTTALRW
- the dhaL gene encoding dihydroxyacetone kinase subunit DhaL; the protein is MTLDVAWAVDWVRACARTVAEHRDELVELDRQIGDGDHGENLNRGFRAVVAKLDALDAPPAQIGDVLKLVATTLMSTVGGAAGPLYGTAFLRASRATAVSELDSGGVVALLEAALEGIVVRGKATTGEKTMVDAWTPATEAAVAAADGGAGPADVLAAAARAATDGAQATIPLVATKGRASYLGERSAGHLDPGARSTELLLAAAAQAAA